The following is a genomic window from Penaeus vannamei isolate JL-2024 chromosome 27, ASM4276789v1, whole genome shotgun sequence.
TGGTATTTAAAATCACTCTTAATTTGAAATAATGACagcttttacaaaaaaaaagaaaaatatacattagaacaatttccattttgttttataCAGTAAGTAATAAATGAGATACATACTCAAATAAGAACCTGCAAAAATACAGACTATTACTCTTGTTTCAACTAGTGAAATCCTGCATTACATGAAAATGGAATGTATGCTTTGTTATAAACTTTGTTTACTTCCTATCAAATACAGTCAGtacaaatttaagtttgcaataTGTCAATCTTCTAAAAATCAAATCATACAAAATTTTGAAGTCATGTAACATGTACAAGAATTTATACTTTGAACTGACATATAAAACATGTCATATTAAAGCTGTAGACCTAATGAACATCATGCCTTACATCCAGTAATTACTGATGTTCTAAGCAAATTAATAATGCTGATATATCAATTTCCAATAAAGTTTGGAGTAGATGTGTTTATGGTTTGTTGCGGCCATGTTCTAACAGTCCGAGTATCTGTTGTGGGAGTCATATTATGAACAGATATGGTTCGTATTTCTTCTCTATCCGTCAGGACTTTCCGAAGTGTGCCCTGCCCTAGTCCACTTGCTTCATATTGTACTTGTCTGTTCCCAACTAGAACTGCTGTTCCTGGTGTCCCCTGAACTTGGCTCCCAGAGGGCAAGGTTACTTCACGTGTTGTCACAGTTGTGGCTGTTGGGACACCTATGGAAGCAGTAACCTCCCGAGCAGTACTTGCCTGTGTTTGCAGGGTGATTTCCCGAGTTGCTGGTTCTAGCTGGATATGGAATGGTCTAAGGTCACTTGAAACGGCAACCTGCTGAATTCCATTATTAGACGTCTGGCCTGTCACTACTTGGGCAGCAACCTGAGCTACATGGGTCATTTGATCAGAGGTCAGGTCAGTGTACCTTTCAATATCCTCTGCACGCACCTCTACAACTTGGCCTTGAAGGGAAGCAAAGAAGTGTCCAACACCTTCCTCAGTACGCTCACCTGTACCAGTTGTGTGTATAATGTACCTTGGAATATCATCAGTTTCAATGATGTGAACTGGCCTTGAAACTACTTCAACTGTTTCTCCATCTCGCACCCCACCACGCACCAACTGTACTGGTGTATCTAAACTTGGTTCAAGACTTTGTTCATCATCTAATTTCATGGTTCTAACAGTACCTGAAGGGCTTGGcactccttctccattttcagcAGCAACTACAGTTGGAGGATTGACTTTCATATATCCTTCTAGATTCTCTGTATGCCCATGCTGCTGGAGATGTGACGCAAGCATTGGTTTGCGCATAAACCCAGCACCACAAAGGATGCACTCATAAGGCTTTTTGTCTGAATGGATGAACTTGTGAGCATTGCGATTATCTCTGGAATTGAAAGTCTTCCCACATATTTCACATTTGAAGGGCTTCTCACCTGTATGTATTCTCAAGTGCTTCTTATAATGTTCTGGGTATACAAAACCTGCATTACATTGCTCACACTTGTAAGGCCTTTCACCAGTGTGAACACTCATTACATGGTAAACTAAAAGTCTCTTCCTTTTAAATGCTTTGCTACATTGTGTACATTGATACCTCTTTTCTTGGAAATGTGTTGTTCTCTTGTGTGACTGTAGATTACTCCTTTGGCTGAAGGTTGACCCACATATTTCACACTGGAATGGCTTTTCACCTGTGTGGATTCTCTCATGGTCTTCAACCTCCCCCTTTCTAGCAAACAGCTTATTACATATTGTACATGCAAAGTTTTTGACACCTGAGTGGGTGATAGCATGTAAGTCTAGACTCCTCTGGGTGGCAAATGCTTTTCCACAAGTTTCACATATAAAGTTTTTCTTACCCTCATGGACATTCATATGATCAGTTAAATGATGCGATGTTAAGAAGAGTTTACCACAGGTTCGGCACTGGTGAGGTCTATGTCGCACACcatgtgttttcatgtgtgttttCAGAACATGTTTTGATGTGAATTTCTTATTGCATTGATCACAGCCATAGGGTCTATTTCCTGTGTGAAGATTGAAGTGTTCCTGGAGAGCAGGTTCTGATCGGAAGCGTTTTGGACACTGGGAACATGCAAAGGTCTTGTTCATGTGATGACGTATGTGTTCCTTCAGTTGCCTTGGAAGTGCATATCTTCTTGAACACATGGTGCAAGAGTAAGGTTTTTCTCCTGAGGCAATATGCTGTCCTAAGTGATCACATAATTCTGCTTTGGTTGGTAGCCTTTCTTGACAAACTTCACATTCAAACAATCGATCAGGGTGTgcctgaaataaaaagaaaaatgtacatTCCAGACCATATTACTttagaatttttttaaaaagtgcttattttcttatcatctctCCTACTAAACATTGAAACTAAAAATtacatgctaaaaaaaaaagaaaaaaaagaaaaaggaaacattgTGGGATGATGGTTTAAGAATTAGAAAACAATTTCATTGTACCTGCAACTGCATGAAAAGATTTCACTCATATAAGTTACCTTCACACAAAATCACTATGTTAACTATGTAATCTTTCCCTGTAATGCAGGAAGAAAACACAATGCAATTAACTCAAGAATTCTCAATTATTAcagaattatcattatgcttCACTTAGGTTATATCTATCTTCTAACAATAACTGCACTGATGAAAAGCATTTTcagatttaaatatttattaatgaATCCTGCAGAAGTCCAAAAACATTTAATCAGCAATGCAAAAGAAGTATTGAGACATAAAGCATTAGATTAATGGACACGGCTGTAGTCAGATTTGATACTGCATGCAGGTATCTGCACACTCTGCCTCACAGGTGTTCAAAGCAGATGAACACCTTGATTGGCATGTTGATCCACCAGAGCGGTTGATGGTGGCAGCAGATGAATCAAGACACCGTTCATTTATATTAAACACACATAAGACAAGGTGTATAAACACCTGTCAGCAGGATCAAATGTGACCACTGATTAATCAACCATCTTATTATAGAATTCCTGGATTTAGGCAAATTTTATAATTTCTTATGATGTATTCCATATCAACTAAATCAAGTATTAGAATAATtaaaagtataaacatatatacaatatatgtcaACAATTCACCCTCACACAAGACATAATTTCATATTCCAACATCTACACATCAAACACAGCAGTGGGCAAACAAGAACTTACCTCACGCATATGCCTCTGTATCTCAACCAAGACGCTCATCTTCAGAGAGCAAAATCGGCACTTGTACTTCTCCACACCATCATCAAGCAGGTTGTGCTCTTCGCTCATGTCCTGCGAGTCATGCTCTACACCCAGGCCATGCGGGGTCAGGGTAGGGAGAGTCAGGGAACCAATCTGTCAAGTGGAAATTTAGTGAGTCAGCAGAATGTGCAATGACATTCATTTAACAATTTCCTCTTTAAGCATGTAGCGTGATGTGACAAGACGATTGTGCATTCTTGTAAtaacccacacaaaaacacaaatacacaaaaacaaacaaacacacacacacacaaaatcacacaaacacacacataaaacacacacacacatataacacacacacacacacacacacacacacacacacacacacacacacacacacacacacacacacgcacgcacgcacgcacgcacgcacgcacgcacgcacgcacgcacgcacgcacgcacgcacgcacgcacgcacgcacgcacgcacgcacgcacgcacgcacacacacacacacacacacacacacatacacatacacatacacatacacatacacatactcaaacacaaacacacacacatacacatacacagatacacatacacatacacatacacatacacatacacatacacatacacatacacatacacacaaatacacacacaccacacatacacgcacacgcacacgcacacgcacacacacgcacacgcacacacacacacacacacacacacatatacacacacacacacacacaaatacacaaatacacaaatacacaaatacacaaatacacaaatacacaaatacacaaatatacaaacacacacacacacacacaaatgcactcacacacacacaaacacaaacacacacacaaatacacacaagcacacaaaaatacacacaagcacacacaaatacacacaagcacacacaaatatacaaaaaaaaaaaaataataataataataataaaggcagcTCAGCAACAACGAAAGATCCAAGACCTCCATACCTGTACACAGCCATCAGTGTCCTCCAGGTCAAGCCCATCCACCTCCATGACATCTTCCACCGCCTCCGCCACAGCCGAGTCGTCCAAGATCTCCTCTTCGACCATAAGCATGTCAGCACCTCCATCATCCTCGAGGCTCTCCTCCAAGTGAGCTCCCAAACCATCATTACTGTCAGAGGAGCTAAGGAGGCCCTGCACACAGACTTCCTGAATTAGATTTTTTTCAAACAAACGGATTAGAATTTCTTAAATACCAGAATTAGATTTTTGTTTAAATAATCTGTACCTTTTTTatgtacattttattattatttaaacaaAAATCATCCCATAatggagggaaataaaaaaggaaaagacaggaaTTACTTTCAGCCTAAGATAACCCACACACCTGATGCTTCAGTGTCTCGACGGATTCGCTCGCAGCAAGGCCTGTGATCACCTCAACAGATTCTTCCTGTTTTACTTCTAACTTAACACTAGCTGGCCGTCCTCGTCCCTTGCCTCGGCGCCCTCTCCTTGCACGGTTTCCACCTGAAAATTCGGTGTCACTcattaataagattaataagagcTTATGGGTAAACATTTCTGAAATCTGATTTATAAACATCTAATGCTTTTATCATATCAGCTGCTTCCTTCTTTTAAATGATCTGCATATATCATATAACTTTCATAAATCATATTGCTCTTGATACAAAAAATATGCCCCAGAAACTCTTAAATATAGCCTCTTAAAACAACTTTTTCGAGAGAGACACAACCCAACCTGCTATATTCTCATCTCTAAAATCTTACAGTTTACATCATGCTACCCAAAACAATTAACAACTGAAAATGCTTTTGACACTACTAACCTAATCCCATGTAAACTTTGAAGTCCTTGTCATCTTTTGCAAGATTAGCCGCTTCTAGATTAAGTGAGTCTTCCTCCAGCACTCTGTCAACACTATCCTCTGTAAGATCTTGCTTGACTAAGGCTAAGGTTCTTAAGTATTTGTTAGTAACCACCTGAAAAATAGGGAGGAAATATATTGGCTGTAGTGTGTAATTTAAATATTtcttaacaaatgaataaaaacgtaCCCTACAGAAAAGCAGAATGAGGCACTATTGGAGATATGTATATTAATTGGGCACATCAATTAAAGTACATGTAAAGTCTAATATATTCAGGTAATATAGTATACAGTTATAACACCCTTTCAACCTCAGAAAAATACCTGCTTCATATTAATTAGTTGTCCTTCCATAGAGTCAATGTCATCTATTAGTTTAAAACATTTCTTGCACACAATACTGGAATGAATTGCAATGGGATTCAACTCTTGGTTGACAATGTCACTCAAAACAGCATGAACCTGGAGTTGTCGATGTGAAGTTTTTGCCtgaaatatatgataattatgaaataaacAATTTTATATAACTTCCAtacagtcatacagacagacagagaaatgaatgGACACCCGCACCATGAACGTACTCGCACATTTTtctgaaggaaaaaggaaaataaaccacTAATACTACATAAATGTCCAATACTTTTCTATCACTACAGTAGAAAATGGGATGTCactttgtaaaaaaaaggaagaacattaCAATATCCCATACAAGAAATAGATACGAGTGAGAGGGTTAACAAATATGAAAACCatgaacaataaaagaaattataatcaaaataacaataaatacttaCCCTATCAGAGAAGACCTCCATTGCACCTCTTGCTGAGACTCCAAGCTTAGCGTTGCAGACCAGGCAGTGAGGGCTCTTAAGGACTTTGGGCACAATTGATTGATGAACGGAATTATGCTGCATCTGTGCATGTGGGTTATCTTGCAAGT
Proteins encoded in this region:
- the LOC113816535 gene encoding uncharacterized protein isoform X2, whose translation is MEALALDVTSLGEDGAQMITLVETASLEDDATQHNVHILTANQLENDSPDHLQDNPHAQMQHNSVHQSIVPKVLKSPHCLVCNAKLGVSARGAMEVFSDRAKTSHRQLQVHAVLSDIVNQELNPIAIHSSIVCKKCFKLIDDIDSMEGQLINMKQVVTNKYLRTLALVKQDLTEDSVDRVLEEDSLNLEAANLAKDDKDFKVYMGLGGNRARRGRRGKGRGRPASVKLEVKQEESVEVITGLAASESVETLKHQGLLSSSDSNDGLGAHLEESLEDDGGADMLMVEEEILDDSAVAEAVEDVMEVDGLDLEDTDGCVQIGSLTLPTLTPHGLGVEHDSQDMSEEHNLLDDGVEKYKCRFCSLKMSVLVEIQRHMREAHPDRLFECEVCQERLPTKAELCDHLGQHIASGEKPYSCTMCSRRYALPRQLKEHIRHHMNKTFACSQCPKRFRSEPALQEHFNLHTGNRPYGCDQCNKKFTSKHVLKTHMKTHGVRHRPHQCRTCGKLFLTSHHLTDHMNVHEGKKNFICETCGKAFATQRSLDLHAITHSGVKNFACTICNKLFARKGEVEDHERIHTGEKPFQCEICGSTFSQRSNLQSHKRTTHFQEKRYQCTQCSKAFKRKRLLVYHVMSVHTGERPYKCEQCNAGFVYPEHYKKHLRIHTGEKPFKCEICGKTFNSRDNRNAHKFIHSDKKPYECILCGAGFMRKPMLASHLQQHGHTENLEGYMKVNPPTVVAAENGEGVPSPSGTVRTMKLDDEQSLEPSLDTPVQLVRGGVRDGETVEVVSRPVHIIETDDIPRYIIHTTGTGERTEEGVGHFFASLQGQVVEVRAEDIERYTDLTSDQMTHVAQVAAQVVTGQTSNNGIQQVAVSSDLRPFHIQLEPATREITLQTQASTAREVTASIGVPTATTVTTREVTLPSGSQVQGTPGTAVLVGNRQVQYEASGLGQGTLRKVLTDREEIRTISVHNMTPTTDTRTVRTWPQQTINTSTPNFIGN
- the LOC113816535 gene encoding uncharacterized protein isoform X1: MEALALDVTSLGEDGAQMITLVETASLEDDATQHNVHILTANQLENDSPDHLQDNPHAQMQHNSVHQSIVPKVLKSPHCLVCNAKLGVSARGAMEVFSDRAKTSHRQLQVHAVLSDIVNQELNPIAIHSSIVCKKCFKLIDDIDSMEGQLINMKQVVTNKYLRTLALVKQDLTEDSVDRVLEEDSLNLEAANLAKDDKDFKVYMGLGGNRARRGRRGKGRGRPASVKLEVKQEESVEVITGLAASESVETLKHQEVCVQGLLSSSDSNDGLGAHLEESLEDDGGADMLMVEEEILDDSAVAEAVEDVMEVDGLDLEDTDGCVQIGSLTLPTLTPHGLGVEHDSQDMSEEHNLLDDGVEKYKCRFCSLKMSVLVEIQRHMREAHPDRLFECEVCQERLPTKAELCDHLGQHIASGEKPYSCTMCSRRYALPRQLKEHIRHHMNKTFACSQCPKRFRSEPALQEHFNLHTGNRPYGCDQCNKKFTSKHVLKTHMKTHGVRHRPHQCRTCGKLFLTSHHLTDHMNVHEGKKNFICETCGKAFATQRSLDLHAITHSGVKNFACTICNKLFARKGEVEDHERIHTGEKPFQCEICGSTFSQRSNLQSHKRTTHFQEKRYQCTQCSKAFKRKRLLVYHVMSVHTGERPYKCEQCNAGFVYPEHYKKHLRIHTGEKPFKCEICGKTFNSRDNRNAHKFIHSDKKPYECILCGAGFMRKPMLASHLQQHGHTENLEGYMKVNPPTVVAAENGEGVPSPSGTVRTMKLDDEQSLEPSLDTPVQLVRGGVRDGETVEVVSRPVHIIETDDIPRYIIHTTGTGERTEEGVGHFFASLQGQVVEVRAEDIERYTDLTSDQMTHVAQVAAQVVTGQTSNNGIQQVAVSSDLRPFHIQLEPATREITLQTQASTAREVTASIGVPTATTVTTREVTLPSGSQVQGTPGTAVLVGNRQVQYEASGLGQGTLRKVLTDREEIRTISVHNMTPTTDTRTVRTWPQQTINTSTPNFIGN